The genomic region GCGCTCTCGAAGGGCACCAGCGAGGTGTACTGGTCACCCGTCCCGGTGAAGACGCCGCTCGAGACGTAGGTGTTGTACACGTTGAACTGGCCGGGCTTGAGGGAGGCGTTGTTGCCGGCCGGGTGCTTCAGGCCGGTGCCGCCGAGCGCGCCGGACAGGTAGTTGTCCATGTGGATGTTGGTGTGGCAGTTGCGGCACCACTCCGCCATGCCGTTGCCGTAGGCGACGCGCACTTCCTTCGACCGATCGAGACCAGCGCCCGTTTCGGCCTTGTTGTAGTCCGTCGGCGCGACGGCCACCGGCGGGTTGTAGGTGAAGGGCGAGGCCGGGTTGGAGGCCGGAGCGTAGCCCTTGCCGCCGAGGAGGCGGTAGGCGCCGATAGCCTGGCCAGCGGCCGGCAGGTTGCCGTACGAGCCCGAGGAGTAGATCGGGGCCGTGATGGCGGTGTTGTCGCTGCCCGGAGCGGTCGGGCCGGCCCAGTTCCAGGTGGTGCCGGTCGCATCGGTCTGCATGCGCGTGCGGCCGTGCGGATCGTGGCAGCTCGAGCAGGAGAAGACCTTCTGCCCGGTGGCGTCGAACGACAGCGTGCCGCCCGGGGCGGTCAGCAGCGTGTCGGCCGGGATCACGAAGTCCGCGGCGACGATGTTGTGCCCGTGACGGTTCTGGACGTCCGAGGCGTTGCCGCCGCGCAGGAGCCAGCCGAAGTCGCCGCCCGGCGAGTAGTTCATGTTGGCGAAATCGGTGGCCGGACCGGTGTTGACGATCACATAGGGCCTGGTGCTGCCGCCCGCCGTCGTATCGCCGTGGCAGATGAGGCAGGTGGAGGACTGATCCGCCCCCTGCAGCAGGAACGCCGGGACCGCGTCGTTCCAGGGGTTCACCTTGGTCGAGCGCGCCACGCCGTTGGAGGCGTTGTGCATCACGTGGCAGCCGTCGCAGGCGGCGACGCCGCCGGCGTGGAAAGTGCCCGTCTTCGAGGTGGCGACTCCGTTGAACCAGCCCGTTGCCGTGACGTCCTTGCCCGTGACCGCGGTCTGAGCATTCGCTCCGAACGCGAAGGCGGCGATGATGGCCGCCGCCCACTGCATCCTGATTCTCATTTGATACTCCCCAAGCAACGCCACCGATCGCCCCAGCGATCGGTGTCGGGTGATTGCAGGAACTTCGCTGAGCTTCTTCCCCAAACGAACTGCGGATTCGGCTCAACAGCAGGGCACGGTTGCCAGGCAGCTCAGCAACGACCGTGCCGGGCGGTAAGGTGCGAAATTCCGGGCGAAACACCAAAAGTGACGCGTCAGAAATGGGTCAGTTCACGCAGGATTGGGGAATTGACACAGGGGAAACCGCGCCATTGACCGTCCGAGAACTCCCACCTGCGCGCTCACGCGCCCACACGCCTCGATCCCGCCTGAATGTCGGCGCGCCGGGACCATTCCGTTCCCGCCGCCGGTCGGCTCGCCCGTGAGTCGCGCCGCAATTATCCGGACGCCATCCCAGCGCAATTTCCAATCCGCCGGTGGGCGGGTGCCGACCTGCGCGCGGTGGACGGCTCTCCAGATCGCCACGCTTCGCACGCTCCCCGAGGCGTTCCGCTCCGTGAACCCCGCGCGTTCCGGCCACCCCTCCGCCAGCTCCGGATGCACGCCGACGGCCCTGGCCAGGCACGCTTCCAGGCAATGACGGTGGGTCATTGCGCCAATTGCGCGAAAACCCCCACCCCCCTGGGACAGGCTGCGTCTCCCGCCCCAGCCCTACCCCACCCGGCTTAGTGCTCAACTTTTGATTCCCGCGAAAATAGGACTAGTTCCAACGGGGCACGAAAGCTGCTTGGCGACCCCGTGACTCACCAGCACGGCCACGGGATACCGCGAGCGCTGGGGTTGGGCCCCCGGCGCTCCAAAGCACGAGCAGTGAACGCACGGCACGCGCACGTCGCGCGTGACCATGGGGAGAAGGCAAATGCGTCGTATCTCGCTGGCACTGGCGCTCATGAGCGCCATCGCCGTGACTGGCTGCGGAGGGAGCAAGTCCTCCTCGAGCGCCGGGACGGCAAAGGGAGTTGGAGGGGCGTACTTCTACGTCAACATCTTCACCGCGCCGACGGCCGGCACCATCACCTCGGCCGACGGCAAGATCAACTGCGGCGGCGGGCAGACCGCCTGCGGCACCAACGGGCAGACCCGCTACAGCTGGTACACCGACTCCACCAACACCACCGCGACCACGGTGGTGCTGACCGCCACGCCGCTCGCCGGCAAGGCGTTCGTGGGCTGGGGCGGCGACTGCACCGGCAACGGCACCTGCACGCTCACGGCGGGCAGCGACAAGTCGGTCGTCGCGATCTTCGCCGTCGCCGGGCAGCAGGGTCACACGAACTTCCTCGACCCTGCCACCCACTCGGCGGCCTACGCCGCGTTCGCCGCCGGCGACAAGACGGCTCCGCAGTGCGTCAACTGCCACGGCGCCGCGCTCACCGGCATGGGCATCGCGCCCTCGTGCTTCACCTGCCACGACGTGAAGAGCGCCACGGCGAATCCGTTCGGCAACCACGGCGACACGACCGCGGCGGCGTGGGGCATTCACGCTCCCTCCGGCTGGAGCCAGGCCTGCCAGCGCTGCCACACCAGCCAGGGCTTCCAGGACTACATGGGCGCGCTCGCGGCGCCCACCGAGTCGAGCCCGTCGGCCGACTACCTCGGCACCACGTTCCTCTCCACCAACACCCTCGTGGCCGGCACCGGCGTCGCGAACTCCTACGCCACCGGCTCGCTGCAGTGCCAGACCTGCCACAACAGCGTCACCGACCCGCTCTCGGCCGGCGTGACGAAGCTCACCTTCCCCTCCGGCGTGCAGGTCACGACCGACAAGGTCACCGCCCTCTGCGGCCAGTGCCACGAGGCGCGTGAGTCCACGGTCAGCATGAACACCCTCGTCGGGACGACGGCGGCGGACGCGCAGATCAACGCGGCTGGCACCAGCTTCAAGAACCCGCACTACCGCGGCGCCGCCGCCACCATCTACGGGTCGGTGGCCCAGGGCTGGGCGCAGTACGCCGGCAAGATCTACACCGGCCAGAACCTCCACGGCGGGGTGGCCAGCTGCAACACCTGCCACGACGTGCACACCGGCGAGGTCGCCGGCGTCGTGAGCGCGAACACCTGCGGCAAGTGCCACTTCAAGGCCGACGGGACGCCGGTCGCGAACTTCGCCGAGCTCGAGGCCAACCGGCAGTACGGCTTCGAGGGCGACATCGACGGCAACGGCAAGGTCGAGGGTCTCGACGTCGAGATCAACGGCCTCAAGGCGACCCTCCTCGCCGCCATCCAGGCCTACGCGGTGAACGTGGCCGCCCAGCCGGGCATCTGCTTCGACGACGCCACCTACCCGTACTTCCTCAAGCACACCGGCGCTTCCGGCGCCTGCTCCTCCGCCGAGCTCACCGCGGCCGCGGCGTACAAGGCCTTCACGCCGCGCCTGATGCGCGCCGCCTACAACCTGAAGTTCGCCTCGACCGAGTTCGGCGCCTGGGCGCACAACCCCCGCTATGCGATCGAGATCCTCTACGACGCCATCACCGATCTCAACGCCGCCCTCGGCGTGAACGCCGTGCCGTTCAACGGCGTCCGCAGCTTCCAGGGCCACTTCGGCGGCTCCGAGGTCAAGGCGGCGGGCTCCGACGCGTTCACCGACTGGAACTCGACCGGCACCATCCCGGCGGCCTGCTCCCAGTGCCACGGCGCCCAGGCCGGCCTCACCAACTTCATCGCCAACCAGAACACCGCGCTGACCACCCCGTCGATCACCGGCTTCCAGTGCACCACCTGCCACGTGGCGGTGAACGCGAGCGCGGCGAACTTCAAGGGCATGCGCACCGACGTGACGACCCTCTACTTCCCGCCGGCCAAGACCGACCCGACCCAGCAGACGACGCTGGCCGCGACGGTCTTCCCGAACGCGAAGGACCGGGTCTGCGCCTCCTGCCACACCGGCCGCGAGAACAAGACCACCATCGACCTCGCCATCGGCACCAAGACGCCTGGGACGTTCTCGGTCTCCTTCAAGAACCCCCACTACCTCGGCGCCGCCGGCGTGATGTTCGGCTCGACGACCCACATGCTGTACGAGTACCCGGGCCAGACCTACGCCACCACGCCGGTGTTCTACGGCACGACGGGCGCCGCTCCCGGCCCGTACGGCTCGCCGCACGGCGGCGGCTGCACCGGCTGCCACAACCCCCAGGGCACGCAGCACGGCTTCGGCATCGATCTCGCCACGACGGTTCCCGGCGGGACGTACTACGGCGTGCCCAACACGCTGGCGTGCGACGGCTGCCACACCAACGGCTCGCACGGTGACCACCGCCTCGAGCCGGTGAAGGCGAACGTGGCCGCCCTGGCCGCCGAGCTGCTCGTGAAGATCAACGCCTACCAGGTGGCCGGCGGCCAGAACGCGGTCTGCTACGCCGGCGGCGCCTATCCGTACTGGTACGTGGGCACGGTGCACCCCGGCGGCCAGTGCGACGCGACGGAGACCACCGGCTACGGGTCGAAGTGGGACGCCAAGACCGCCAAGGCCGTCTTCAACTACCAGTGGTCGCAGAAGGAGCCGGGCGCCTACGCGCACAACTACGACTACGTCGCGCAGGCGCTGATCGACTCCATCATGGACCTCGATGCGGCCGCGGTGCTGCCGTGCGACGCGCACGACTCGCTCTGCATCAGCGGGGTCGGCGGGAGCACGCTCATCACCCGCCCGTGAGCTCGTAGCTCATACCTGTAGTCCGGCCCCCGCGGATCCGTCCGCGGGGGCCTTTTCATTCTGAGTGAATGACCCCTTCGCGCGAGGGTCGGTCCCTCCGATGGACTAGTCCTCGTCCGCGACGCCTCCCGCGGGCCCGCGAGCCGAGCTCGGTTCGTTCCGAAGTGAACGGGACAGGCAGGAACGCCCTGTGCCGAGCCCGAATCGTGGCGTTTGCGCCCCAGCCACTCCCGACCGTTCTTGCGAAGTTCACCCGGAGTCACTGTCGAGCCACCGCCCTCCGCGCGCCCCAGCCCATGCGGCAAATCCCCCAAGACACGACGCCACCCCCTTCCGGAGTTTCCGGTGGCAACCCGCGCGTTTGCGCCGTCACCGCGCGGGGCACGTTCGTTGCTAAGCCGCTCCCCGACTCACCAGCACGGCCACGGGATACAGGCGAACACCGGGTGGGCACCCGGGGTTCGGCAGCAAACCGCAGCGAACGTAAGGGCACGCGCCTCGTCGCGCGTGCCACTGGGGAGACAGCACATGCGTCGTATCTCGTTGGCACTGGCGCTCATCGGTGCCGTGGCCGTTTCCGGATGCGGGAGGAGCGGTTCCTCCGCCTCGTCCGGCCAGAAGGGCGCGAACACCGATACGTTCAACATCAACATCTACCAGGCGCCGGTCGGCGGCTGGATCACCTCGGCAGACAGCCGGATCAACTGCGGCGCCTCCGATCTGGGCACCCCGGTTGCGGACGCTGACGGCGTCCTCCACTCGACCCCGACATACATCACCGGCCACGCCGTCTGCCCGAAGCAGACGACCTACCCCTACGGCACCAGCGTGACGTTCACCGCGACCGCCGACACGGGCTTCACCTTCATCACCTGGGCGGGTGACTGCGCCGGCTCGGCCGCCACCTGCACGCTCACCGGCAAGGCCGACGCGGCCCCGATCGCGATCTTCGCGAAGGCAGGCTCGGCGGGCCACGCGGCCGTCTTCTCGTCCGCGGAGCACGGTGTCGCGTTCGGGAAGTTCCTCCAGGGCGACGCGACCGCCCCGAAGTGCACCAACTGCCACGGCCCGACGCTGCTCGGCGCCGGCATCGCGCCGGCCTGCAGCCCGTGCCACCAGGCTGCCAACGCCGCGAACGTGACTGCCGGTCTCGAGTCCTGCGCCAAGTGCCACGCGGCTGCCGGTACCACCGGCATCAACAACGGCGCGGACCACCAGGCGCTCTACAACAAGTTCGCGCACCCGACGAACGCCACCCTGAACGCGTCCATCGTCAGCGTCAGCACCAACACGACGTCGCAGGTCGCGACCGTGACCTTCACCCTGACCAAGAACGGTCAGCCTTACACGGGCGATGTGACCAAGCTCGGCCAGAAGACCGTGTACGCGGCCCGGTTTGACCGCGCCACCGGCAAGGTCGTCGAGTACTTCTCGCTGTCGAAGCTCGCGCCCACCGCGACGCCCGGCACGTTCACGGCCAAGAACAATGCGACGCCGGCGCCGGCGACCCCGCCCGTCACGCCGGTCCTGGCGACTTTCGCGCCCGAGGCTTCGGACGCGTTCGTCTACGCGTACTTCGCCGAGAACCCGACCCTCTGGCCGAACCTCAAGAACTACAAGATCTACGGGAACGTCACGAGCGCCGCGATGACCTTCAAGGCCACCGGCCAGACGGATCCGTGGACCTACACCTCCACCGCCAACGTCGCGGGCTGCCAGAAGTGCCACCCGACGCCGTACATGAAGCACGGTTACCGCGCCGCCGTCGTGGCCGGCCTGCCCGACTTCATGGCCTGCAAGGCCTGCCACGCCGACACCCGCGTGGGCGAGGACTTCATCTTCCAGCTCACCTACGACAACTTCCCTTGGATCGCCGCCAACGGGGAGAACTACACCCCTGCGATCGAGGCGCAGTACGCCTACAACGCGAGCGTGATGAACGACACGCACATGGCGCACTCCGGCGAGATCAAGTACCCGCAGGAGATGTCGAACTGCGTGGTCTGCCACGAGGGTAACCTCGCCACCATTACCGCGGACCAGAACTTCAACGGGAAGGTGTGCAAGAGCTGCCACCCGACGACCTCGCCGGTCGATGCCGCGGCGCCGAGCTTCGCGAACGTGACCGACGGCGCCAAGCTGGGTCAGAAGCTCGCGTACCACAACTTCAACTGGCAGAACGGCACGGTCCTCGAGGGTACCGCCCCGAATCAGACCGAACTGGCCTGCACCGCCTGCCACAGCGATTCCGCTAAGGACGTCAACTGTGACGCCAACTACAACTGCACCGTGGATCAAACCAGCGGCGCGATCGACGGTAAGGGCCCGTTCATGTACGGATCGTACGTCCCGCTGTTCAAGGACATCCACTCCGGTCTGAACAAGGCCATCTACGCTGCCGACGGGAGCCGCTACTCGGCCAGCATGCAGACGACCGTTGGCACGACCTCGTTCGCGTCCAACAAGCTCACGCTCGCGTTCAGCGTCAGCAACGTCCCGTCCAACGTGACGATCAAGCCGACTGTCACGGCCAGCCTCTACGGCTACGACACGAAGGACTTCGTCGTCAGCGGCCACAGCAGCCAGTTCTCGGACAAGACGCCGAACCTCGAGTTCAGCGAGGGCGCCTGCCTCCGCGGCACCGGCGGGACCACCGGCGTGCCCTGCAAGCCGTCGAACACGGCGCGCCTCAACGTCACCCCGCTCGCCGCGGCCGGCAACTCCAACTGGACGGTCACCATCGACCTGTCGACGTGGGCTACCAAGCTCTCGGACGGCTCGGTCAAGCGTATCGAGGTCGGCTTCCTGCCGGACGCCACGCTAGTGACTGGCGTTGCTCCGAACACCGTCTCGACCTCGATCGCGATCTCCGGCCTGGCCGTGACCTACGACCTCGGCGCCGGCGCGGTCGTCCAGGACACCGTCGGCAAGGGCGCCAACGCCATCGTCGACGCGGCCAAGTGCAACAACTGCCACGACGCGCTCGGCACCACCTTCCACAGCCCGAGCTACGGCTCTGCGGGCGTGGTCGGCTGCCGCCTCTGCCACTTCGTTGGCACCGGTGGGTCGCACCTCGAGATGCAGTCGCGCTCGATCGACTCGTACGTCCACTCGATCCACTCGTTCCAGGCGTTCGACATCGCGAACGTCAACTTCGCGGATCCCGTCGCGGCGCTCGAGTATGAGGATCACATCACGGCCACGTACCCGATGTTCACGACGCTGAACTGCGAGTCGTGCCACACCGCGGGTTCCTACGGCGTGCCCGACCAGAAGAAGTCGATGCCCGGCATCCAGTCGGCCTCCGCCTCGATCACCGGCAAGACCCGGGCGATCAACGGCGTGCCGAGCGTCGTCACCGGCCCTGCCTCCAGGGCCTGCGGCGGCTGCCACCGCGCCGAGCTCATCAAGGAGGACGCGGCCGGCGCGCTCAACGCGTTCGACGATCACGCTGGCGCGTCGTTCGGTTACCGCCAGGTCTCCGATGCGGCGCCGAAGACCATCACCGACAAGTGGAACGACATCGTCATGAAGGTGCTCCCGTAGTGGTTTGAGCCGAGCGACGGCGGGCTCCGTCCTGCCTCGCTCGGAGCAGTGACCGGGGGCCCCGCGAGCGATGCTGCTCGCGGGGCCCCCGCGTTTCGGCGGGTCTGGGCGGGCGTCCCGACCGAGAGAACCGATCCGCGGACCTCTCGGGCGTCCCGACCGAGAGAACCGATCCGCGGACCTCTCGGACGCCCCGACCGAGGGAACCGGCGCCCCGACCGAGAGAACCGATCCGCGGACCTCTCGACCGGACTTCGGACTCCTCCCCTCGCGCCTGGCGCGAGCTGACCGCCGCAGGAGGCAAGGCCGGCGCCTCGAGTCTCGGCGTTGGGGCGCCCCGACCGAGAGAACCGATCCGCGGACCTCTCGACCGGACTTGGCGGCCCCGACCGAGAGAACCGATCCGCGGCGCCCCGACCGAGAGAACCGATCCGCGGACCTCTCGACCGGACTTCGGACTCCTCCCCTCGCGGCTGGCGCGGGGCGCCCCGACCGAGAGAACCGATCCGCGGACCTCTCGACCGGACTTCGGACTCCTCCCCTCGCGCCTGGCGCGAGCTGACCGCCGCGGGAGGCAAGGCCGGCGCCTCGAGTCTGGCGCGCCCCGACCGAGAGAACCGATCCGCGGACCTCTCGACCGGACTTCGGACTCCTCCCCTTGCGCCTGGCGCGAGCTGACCGCCGCAGGAGGCAAGGCCGGCGCCTCGAGTCTCGGCGTTCGCCTCCCCAGGATGGGGCACCATCCGCACCCGTGCGCGCTATCGCCCAGGGGTTGCGTGGACCTCGCCAGAATTGCTGGTGAATCCAGGTAACGGGAGTGGTCCGCCGCGTGCAAGGCCTCGCCATTCACCGGCGACCTCCCGAGGGCTCCTCGCTGCTCTCTCCGGACGTCCCGACGAAGGCACTCGCGATCCGTGTCTGGCTGGAGGCGTCTCGGTGAAGCTCGAGTCCGATGGCAGTGCTCTCGTCGAGAGCGAGAGGCGGCTCCGCACCGTCGTGAGCGCGGTCACCGCGGGCATCGTCTTCAAGGACCGGACCGGCGCGATCCTGGAGTGCAACCCCGCCGCGGAGAGCATCCTGGGGATCACCCGCGACCCGGGGACGGGCCAGCTGGCGGCCGACCCCAGGATCGGCGCCATCCGTGAGGATGGGACCCCGTACCGCGTCGAAGACTGGCCGGTGTTCGAGGCCATCCGGACCGGGCGTCCCGCTCGCGACGCCGTCATGGGCTTCACGCAGCCTGGGGCAGCCGTCCGGTGGGTTCGCGTCAACGCCGTTCCCCTGGCCGAGCCCGGGGCGGCGCCGTACGCGGCCGTCGTCTTGCTCGACGACATCAGCGCGGAGCGAGAGGCCGGCCTGGAGCTGCGCCGGCGCGAGAGGCGGCTCAACGTGGCCCTGGAATGCGCCGGTCACTACTACTGGGAGGAAGACATCGCCTCGGGGCGCTTCGTCGCGGGGCAGCCGTGGACGCTCCTCGGCTATGCGCCAGGCGAGATCGAGCCGACCAGCCGCGCGTGGCTGGCCCTCGGCTACCCCGGCGACGAGGAGCGACGCAAGGCCCTCAAGCTGGCCCACCTGGAGGGCCGGAGTCCCTCGTACCGCGCGGAGTATCGTGCTCGGGCCAGGGACGGCTCCTGGCGCTGGTTGCTGACGTGTGGGCGCGCCCTCAGGGACGAGCCGGGTGGCGCGGTGATGCTCGCAGGCACCATCACCGACATCACGGAGTCGAAGCAGCTCGAGAGCCAGCTGCGGCACGCCGATCGACTCGCGAGCGTGGGAACGCTCGCGGCGGGCGTCGCCCACGAGGTCAACAACCCCCTCACCTACGTGATGGCCAACCTCGACTTCGTCGATGACGCCCTCGCGCGAGCGGAGGCCGGCGAGGGCCCGGCGGTCCCGGCGAGCGAGCTGCGCGTGGTCATCGGGGAAGCCGCGGCGGGCGCCGAGCGGGTCAAGCAGATCGTCAAGGGCCTTCGGCACTTCGTGAGAGCCCCCCGCTCTCCCGAGCGGCACCTCGTCGATCCGCGGCTCGAGGTCGACGCCGCGATCGCGCTGGCGCGCCACGAGGTGACCGCGCGCGCCGAGCTCCGGGTGGACGTCCCCGAGGAGCTCCCGAGGATCGTGGCCGGGGAGCACGAGATCTCGCAGGTGCTCGTCAACTTGCTGATGAACGCGGGGCAAGCCATCCCCGAGGGTCACGCCGGCTCGAGCACGGTGTCGTTGAGCGCCACGGTCGCCGGCGAGCGGGTCTGCTTCACGGTGAGGGATACCGGGACCGGCATCCCGGACGCCGACCTCTCCCGGATCTTCGACCCGTTCTTCACGACCAAGCCGGTCGGTTCGGGGACCGGCCTCGGGCTCTCGGTCTGCCACGGGATCGTGACCTCCCTGGGCGGCACGATCGAGGTCACCACGGAGCTCGGTCACGGCAGCACGTTTCGCGTGTGCCTGCCGGTCGCGCCCGCCCAGGGTCAGGAGCTGGCCGCCCCCGTCGAGGCGCCGACCTCCGCCCGGGGACGGGTCCTGATCATCGACGACGAGCCCCTGGTGGCGCGCGGCATGGCCCGCCTCCTCGCCAAGGACCACGAGGTCGCCGTCGCGGGCTCCGCGGCCGACGCGCTGAAGCGGATCCACTCCGGCGAATCGTGGGACGTGATCCTGTGTGACCTGATGATGCCGCAGATGGATGGGGTGGACTTCGAGGCGGCGCTCGCCACCTCGTGCCCGGCCCTCGTCCCCAGGATCGTCTTCATCACGGGCGGCGCGTTCACGGAGCGGGCCCAGGCGTTCCTGGCGGGCGACCGGAGGCGGATGTACAAGCCGGTGGTGCCGTCGGAGCTGCGGGCGCTCATCGCCTCCATGCTCATGGGCCGCTAGAACGCCGGCGGCCCCGACCGAGAGAACCGATTGGCGGACCTCCCGACCGGATTGCGGACCCCTTCCGCCGCGCTACCACGCTCTGCACTGCGGTCCGCCGCGGCACGACTCCTGCCCTGCCGGCGCGCATGACCGCGCCACGCCAGGTGCTCCCCGGCACCACCTACCTCGTCACCCGCCGCTGTTCCGAGCGCCGCTTCTTCCTGCGCCCTTCCCCGCTCACCAACGCCATCTTCCTCTACGTCCTCGCCGTCGCGGCCAGGCTGTACGGCGTCCGGCTCCACGCCTTCTGCGTCCTCTCGAACCACTACCACCTCGTCCTCACCGACCCCCACGCCCGCCTCCCCGCCTTCATGCAGTACCTGGACGGCCTGGTGGCCCGCGCGGTCAACGCCGCGCTCGGCCGCTGGGAGGGCTTCTGGTCAGCGGAAGCGTCCTACAACGCGGTCTCCCAGGCCGACTCCGACGACGTCGTCCGGAAGATCGCCTACGTCCTCGCCAACCCCGTCTCCGCCGGCCTGGTGCGCAGCGGCCGCGACTGGCCCGGCCTCTGGTCGTCCCCCGAGCAGCTCGGCACCGCTACCCTGACGGCCGCCCGGCCAAAGGTGTTCTTTCACCCCTGCGGCGCCCTGCCGGAGTCGGTCTCCCTGCAGCTCACGCTTCCGCCCGGCTTCTCCTGCCCCGAGGAGCTGCGGGCCCGGGTGGAGTCAGCGATGACCGAGCTCCCGGAGCGACGGCGCACCGAAGGAAAGGTGCGCGGGTTCCTGGGCCGGGCCGCAGTGCTCGCCCAGAGCCCCTTCGGCCGGCCCGGTACCGGCGAGCCGCGGCGGAAGCTCAGCCCCCGCTTCGCCGCCGCCGACCCGGTGAAACGGGTCGAGGCCATCAGCCGCTGGCGCACGTTCCTCGATGGCTATCGTCGGGCTCTGGCGTCCTGGCGGTCCGGCGTGCGCAATGTGCTCTTCCCTCCCGGCACCTACCAGCTCCGCCTCGAGCACCGCGCACCCTGCGCGGCGCCGGGGTGACGGACGCGGGGGCATTTGGTTGCGGACCGGCAGCCAACAGTAATACAATAATGGAGGTCAGGTGAACTTCGCTTGGGACGCTCGCAAGGCCGTCTCGAACCGGAGGAAGCACGGCGTTTCCTTCGAGGAGGCAGCGACCGTGTTCGCTGACGTGCTTGCGCTCCATATCGAAGACCTCGTCGATCCCCAACGGACGCTCCTGCTTGGGTTGTCCACCCGAGGTCGGCTACTCCTCGTCGTTCACGCGGCATTGGACGAGTCGACAGTGCGGATCATCAGTGCCCGGCGCGCCACCTCGCACGAGCGGAGGCGATATGAAGAAGAAGGTCCGTAAGCCCAAGGAGCCCTCGGCGGCCTCGCTCCGGGACATTCCACCCGTCGACTTCGATCACGCACGGGTTCGTCGAAACCCGTACGCCGCCCGCGTTGCCTCAGAAGGCGTTGTCCACCTCGGACGAGGGAGGCCGAAGAAGGGCACGGAGACCGGCCCCACCGTCCCGCGCTCCGTACGATTCCCCGCGAAGCTCTGGACGTTGCTCGAAGAGAAGGCGAAGGCCGAGGGGCTCACCCTGCACTCGGCGCTGCGCAACGCCATCCTCCAATGGGCCAAGCGCACACCGTGAAGCGCTCGGGTTCGGGCAGCTCGGATAGCCGAGCCGCCAACAGCGGCGGCCGCTTGGTGGCGGAGCTCCGCTAGAACGCCAGCCCCGCCGTGGCCCCCACCGAGAGGGAGTACTTCCCCACCTCCTGCCCGAGCGCGTCCTTCGCGCCGGCGAGGTCGGTGAAGCCCGTTCCGAGCAGGCCGAGCCGGAGCCGCCAGACGAACCACTCGATCCCGGCTCGCAGGCCCAGCGCCGGCGAGAAGCGGGCCGGCTTGCTCAGCACGTCGAAGCCGCCCACGGCGAGCCAGTAGAGCTGGGTGCGCGGCGCCACCGACATCGAGGTGCCGAACCCGCCGAGCGCGACGGTACGGCCGTCGGTGAACTCGATGCTCTCCGAGATGAGCATCCAGTCCTTGCGCAGGCTGAAGGTGAACATCGGCCCGAAGGCGGTCTCCCTCCCCTGGGAGAAGAGCATCGACGAACCGAGAGAAGCCGCCCGAGTGAAGCCCCCGTTCACCTCCTGGGGCGGCGGCTCGGGGCTCGCGGCCGGCTCGGGCTCGGGAGGCGGCGGCGGCTGCGGCAGGCCGGTAGCGCTGGACGGCGCCTCCTCCGGGGGCCGGGGCAGGCGCTTCGCGTACTCGTAAGTCGCGGGTCCCTTCTCGGGCTGAGCCACCGATGCGGCAGGACCTGACGGCGCCGGGATCGGCGGCACCGCGGGGCTGGGGCTCGAGGTAACGGGCGCCGGGTGCGGTACGGGCGGTGCGGCAGCCACCGCGGGCTCCGGCCGGGCGGGCTCCGGGGTAACTGGAGCTGGCGCGGGCACAGGGACGATCGGCACGACCACGGCCGGCGCGCTCGGAACGATGACGGGGGCGGCGGGAGCTGCGGGCTTGGGTGTCAGGGCGACCTGGGGCTTCGGGGCGGGCTTCTTCTCGGCCTTCCGAGAGTACTTTGCGGCAGCAGGTGCCGGCTTTGCCGCCAGGGCGACCCGGGACTTCTGGCTGGCCTTCCCGGCCTTCTTCTTGTCGGTCTTCTTTTCGGCTTTCCGAGAGTACTTGGAGGACGCGACAGCCGGTGC from Anaeromyxobacter paludicola harbors:
- a CDS encoding cytochrome C encodes the protein MRIRMQWAAAIIAAFAFGANAQTAVTGKDVTATGWFNGVATSKTGTFHAGGVAACDGCHVMHNASNGVARSTKVNPWNDAVPAFLLQGADQSSTCLICHGDTTAGGSTRPYVIVNTGPATDFANMNYSPGGDFGWLLRGGNASDVQNRHGHNIVAADFVIPADTLLTAPGGTLSFDATGQKVFSCSSCHDPHGRTRMQTDATGTTWNWAGPTAPGSDNTAITAPIYSSGSYGNLPAAGQAIGAYRLLGGKGYAPASNPASPFTYNPPVAVAPTDYNKAETGAGLDRSKEVRVAYGNGMAEWCRNCHTNIHMDNYLSGALGGTGLKHPAGNNASLKPGQFNVYNTYVSSGVFTGTGDQYTSLVPFESAKIISVTGNSGAVSDLGKLANPAANNIFTATDKSNVTCLSCHRAHASGFSSMVRWNNDDTFITNANALVDTQARGATALQAAYYGRTATDFGAFQRSLCNKCHGKD
- a CDS encoding multiheme c-type cytochrome: MRRISLALALIGAVAVSGCGRSGSSASSGQKGANTDTFNINIYQAPVGGWITSADSRINCGASDLGTPVADADGVLHSTPTYITGHAVCPKQTTYPYGTSVTFTATADTGFTFITWAGDCAGSAATCTLTGKADAAPIAIFAKAGSAGHAAVFSSAEHGVAFGKFLQGDATAPKCTNCHGPTLLGAGIAPACSPCHQAANAANVTAGLESCAKCHAAAGTTGINNGADHQALYNKFAHPTNATLNASIVSVSTNTTSQVATVTFTLTKNGQPYTGDVTKLGQKTVYAARFDRATGKVVEYFSLSKLAPTATPGTFTAKNNATPAPATPPVTPVLATFAPEASDAFVYAYFAENPTLWPNLKNYKIYGNVTSAAMTFKATGQTDPWTYTSTANVAGCQKCHPTPYMKHGYRAAVVAGLPDFMACKACHADTRVGEDFIFQLTYDNFPWIAANGENYTPAIEAQYAYNASVMNDTHMAHSGEIKYPQEMSNCVVCHEGNLATITADQNFNGKVCKSCHPTTSPVDAAAPSFANVTDGAKLGQKLAYHNFNWQNGTVLEGTAPNQTELACTACHSDSAKDVNCDANYNCTVDQTSGAIDGKGPFMYGSYVPLFKDIHSGLNKAIYAADGSRYSASMQTTVGTTSFASNKLTLAFSVSNVPSNVTIKPTVTASLYGYDTKDFVVSGHSSQFSDKTPNLEFSEGACLRGTGGTTGVPCKPSNTARLNVTPLAAAGNSNWTVTIDLSTWATKLSDGSVKRIEVGFLPDATLVTGVAPNTVSTSIAISGLAVTYDLGAGAVVQDTVGKGANAIVDAAKCNNCHDALGTTFHSPSYGSAGVVGCRLCHFVGTGGSHLEMQSRSIDSYVHSIHSFQAFDIANVNFADPVAALEYEDHITATYPMFTTLNCESCHTAGSYGVPDQKKSMPGIQSASASITGKTRAINGVPSVVTGPASRACGGCHRAELIKEDAAGALNAFDDHAGASFGYRQVSDAAPKTITDKWNDIVMKVLP
- a CDS encoding ATP-binding protein, whose translation is MKLESDGSALVESERRLRTVVSAVTAGIVFKDRTGAILECNPAAESILGITRDPGTGQLAADPRIGAIREDGTPYRVEDWPVFEAIRTGRPARDAVMGFTQPGAAVRWVRVNAVPLAEPGAAPYAAVVLLDDISAEREAGLELRRRERRLNVALECAGHYYWEEDIASGRFVAGQPWTLLGYAPGEIEPTSRAWLALGYPGDEERRKALKLAHLEGRSPSYRAEYRARARDGSWRWLLTCGRALRDEPGGAVMLAGTITDITESKQLESQLRHADRLASVGTLAAGVAHEVNNPLTYVMANLDFVDDALARAEAGEGPAVPASELRVVIGEAAAGAERVKQIVKGLRHFVRAPRSPERHLVDPRLEVDAAIALARHEVTARAELRVDVPEELPRIVAGEHEISQVLVNLLMNAGQAIPEGHAGSSTVSLSATVAGERVCFTVRDTGTGIPDADLSRIFDPFFTTKPVGSGTGLGLSVCHGIVTSLGGTIEVTTELGHGSTFRVCLPVAPAQGQELAAPVEAPTSARGRVLIIDDEPLVARGMARLLAKDHEVAVAGSAADALKRIHSGESWDVILCDLMMPQMDGVDFEAALATSCPALVPRIVFITGGAFTERAQAFLAGDRRRMYKPVVPSELRALIASMLMGR